In Microcoleus sp. FACHB-831, the following proteins share a genomic window:
- a CDS encoding aldo/keto reductase: protein MTRKTTRRKFIVSSVAVAGGIVGGTALKQNLTSAQKSQAIPSAMPERVLGNTGVRVPIFGLGGAGQTPLSWDNHERDAVAIIERALELGIKYFDTASEYGPSEDYLGKVLPPHREKIFLASKTSARDRDGAWRELERSLKRLKTDRLDLWQLHHVSLQQEIDTIFSSKGAIKAVEEAKEQKLIRFTGITGHHEPTIIAEGLRRYNFDTTLIPINAAEKHHPRPFITSVLQLAREKNIGVIAMKVPAYGRLFKAGVLDGMHQAMGYTLSQPGVHCCVIAAETVAQLESNVNVARAFKPLDESAIAQIEQRTLAAWQDNTFFRAWT, encoded by the coding sequence ATGACCCGAAAAACGACACGACGGAAGTTTATTGTCTCCAGCGTTGCTGTTGCTGGTGGAATTGTCGGCGGTACGGCGTTAAAACAAAATCTGACATCTGCACAAAAATCCCAGGCTATACCTTCAGCAATGCCAGAACGAGTGTTAGGCAACACTGGCGTGCGCGTGCCTATTTTTGGTTTGGGTGGTGCGGGTCAGACGCCGTTATCATGGGATAACCACGAGCGAGATGCTGTGGCAATTATCGAACGTGCGCTAGAATTGGGCATTAAATATTTTGACACAGCTTCTGAATACGGGCCGAGTGAAGATTATTTAGGAAAAGTTCTGCCGCCGCATCGCGAGAAGATATTTTTGGCAAGCAAAACATCAGCTAGGGATAGAGATGGTGCTTGGCGAGAATTAGAGCGATCGCTCAAACGTCTTAAAACAGATCGCCTCGATTTGTGGCAACTACACCACGTTTCTCTTCAACAAGAAATCGATACTATATTTAGCTCGAAAGGCGCAATTAAAGCCGTCGAAGAGGCAAAAGAGCAAAAGCTTATTCGCTTTACTGGCATTACAGGACACCACGAACCAACTATCATCGCTGAAGGTTTACGGCGGTATAATTTTGATACAACTTTAATTCCCATTAATGCCGCAGAAAAGCATCATCCCCGTCCCTTTATTACCTCAGTGTTGCAATTAGCTCGCGAGAAAAATATAGGCGTTATTGCAATGAAAGTTCCAGCTTACGGACGTTTATTTAAAGCTGGCGTACTTGACGGAATGCATCAGGCGATGGGATATACACTATCGCAACCGGGAGTGCATTGTTGCGTTATCGCGGCGGAGACGGTAGCTCAATTAGAATCTAACGTAAATGTGGCCAGAGCTTTTAAACCGCTAGATGAGAGTGCGATCGCGCAAATCGAACAACGCACCCTCGCCGCTTGGCAAGATAATACCTTCTTCCGTGCTTGGACTTAG